The genome window TTCATTCTAAATCTTCAATCTCTATTGCAACCGCCATTCCTCCCTCCTCGTAACCTTTCCCCCTCACATAATAtcccatcaacaccaatcaATACATACATCATGACTACCGACACCATGGAGTCAACCAAGAGCAGCGGTGACGAGTCCACCGTCATCTTGACGCCCGCAGACACAGAACCTAAGGAGGAGACTACACAAACCAAGACAGAACAAAAGACAGAAGACGCCAAGACAGAAGAAACACCaaaagaggatgaagagaagaaggaaaaggtcaTGGTCGGTCTCCTCACAGAAAGCAAAGATCTCTACGCAAAGTTCGATAAGAACGGAGACCGATCATGGACAGACAAGTAccctgatgatcttgaagaagcagcagaaAATGAGGAGACCCAAAAATACGCCGTCATCATCCGCAAGCGAAAGCCCAAGGAGGCTGACTCCAACAAGCCTCTCGACATTGACTCCCTCGTTATTCAATCTCCTTACCTCAAGCGCGTTCTCGGAAAAGTCTTTGAGGACTATCCCGGTATCGTCACTGATGTTTCACGCCTCAAGTTCCATGCTCCCTTTGAGTGCTTTGTTCATCGATGGGGTCAATTCACTGCTGCGAAGGATGATCTCAAGTATGATCAAATCACCCGCGAGCATGTGTCGCTATTGCATAAGATCATGAGAGATGAGCTGGGCGAGATTATTCAGCTGCGGGAGGATTATTTTAAGAACCGCGCTGTTGCCTTTGAGCATGTTTGGACTCTTTTCCCTCCTGGCTGCACAGTTTGGGGTTCTGTTAAGGGAAGACCCGTTGCTGTTCGCTTCGACTCTGGATACCTCGCAAAGACACAATGTGGTGGCCTTGCCTACATGATGAACTGCAAGGGTATTGATTGGGATGGAAGAAGCATGGGATGGTGCGATATCACCATGCAGATCAACGACTTCCCTGGTACTGCTCCATTCTCCAGCCTCCCATGCTATCCTCTAGAGTACCACCCCAATCATGATGCGGCACGCAAGATGCTTCTCGAGCGTGGGCGCAAGTTTGAAAGCCTTGCGGGCTATCACTACAAGGCATACAGCGGCACTGCCATCTGGTGGGTCAATGCGACCAAGTCTCGTAAAGAGACTGTCAACTCGCGCATTGTCATCGATGGAGCGAACTGGGAGAAGCAGAACCCCGACCATACCGTTTGGCTCAACTACCTGACCGGTGAAGGTCCTGTTGCCAACAGTGATCGGGATAGTGATGCTGGCAATGATGACAGTGATGATTGTTTCAGTGACTGTTACAGCGACTCGGGCGCCAAGAAGCctgactttgatgatgaccaGCGCGCTCCTCTCAGTGAAGAGCAGCTCATTATGACGGGTCCTATGGTCCGCGGTTACtctctcaagaacaagcgaTGGATGGAGTTCTTCATTGATGATGTCACAGAGGTCAAGTTCAATGAAAAGGCCTTTGACTCGCTTGTTCTTCCTGCCGACCAAAAGGAACTTATTCTTGCTTTCGCCCAGAGCCAGGTCAAATTCAAGAATGTCTTTGATGATATCATCTCTGGAAAGGGTAAGGGTATCATCATGCTCTTGTCTGGTGGTCCCGGTATTGGTAAGACACTGACTGCTGAGTCGGTGgctgaggagatgaaggttCCACTGTACATCATGAGCGCTGGTGATCTCGGCAGCGATGCCTACGACATTGAGGAGAACCTTCAACGCATTCTCGAAATGGTGGCCAACTGGAACGCTGTCCTCCTTCTCGACGAGTGCGACGTCTTCCTCGAGGCTCGCTCAGCACATGACATCGAACGCAATCGTATCGTTTCAATCTTCCTTCGCATGCTTGAATACTACGAaggcatcctcttcctcaccacCAATCGCGTCAAGGACATGGACCAGGCCTTCCAAAGCCGAATCCACATGTCGCTCGAGTATCCTCCCCTCGACAGCACCGCCCGAGAGTCTGTCTGGCGAGGTTTCTTGAGTCGCGCTATCAGTCTAGATGCAAAAGTTGAGGGCGACTCTGCACATGAGATTAAGGAGGAAGATATCAAGGCTCTGGCTGGTCTGGAGCTGAATGGTCGACAGATTAAGAACGTTCTCAAGACGGCGAATCTTCTGGCTTGTCATAAGGGAGAGAAGTTGGCGTTTACTCATTTGAGGACAGTTTTGAGAGTCGAGGGTCATTCATTGTAAGGTGTTAGGTATAGAGATTCAGTGGGCATTATTGAAGAAATGTAAACAGATATAACTCTTATTGCGCCATGGAAGCAGCCGTTGTCTGTCTGTGAGCCACCTGCTATGACTAGTAGTGTAAGTGAAAATGACAAAGAACCTCGATTATCTTCAACCAAAAGACATCCTAGGCCCTTCCAAGTCCAAAATATAGTGTTACCCAGGACAGCAAAGATACGTTACTAAAGAGTGGCAAAATATCTCCACCCGCTCCTATAAGTACTCCTGCATATCTCTCTTCCACTTAACCCCATGGATCTCGAACACGATATCGTCAACGCACTTCTCAACAGGCCGATGCTTCCAATCCAAGACTCCGTGAACCTCAGGATCCCAAGTCTGATCATCCGCGTAATAGAGATCAGAGAATATCTCAAGCACTATTCTCGAGAAGGCCTTCATGTTTTTTGAGGGGATGTCGCTGTCGGAACTCCTCAGCAGACGGTAAGCCATGGGTCTCAGCCTATTGAGAGACTGACTTTGTCTCGGGCCATTTGTCATGAAATCCAGCATGTACTTCCTCGCGCTGGCGTTGGGAATAAAACAAACCCTATCTGCACACGCCTCACCGTCGGGATGGTCGCGTTGGCAGATCTTGAACTTCATGGTTTTTCCGAGGATAGGACACCGTGGTTTGCGGCCGTACTCTTCATCCGCATATTTATCGCTATCGTCGTCCCAGCTACAGTTGGGCGGCCGACTGAAGGATGCATAGTAGCGTTGGGCGGGCGATGAGCGAGGCGGAGAGAAGGtatccctcttcttcgttAGGAGGTTATGAAGGGCGAGTTCGATGTCCTTGCTAAGTTGGGTTCGAGAGAATCTGGCTCTTTCTTCTGTACCTACCATCTTGAATGTAAAACGATTGGGGGTTTCAGGTATAAATTAGTGTTTTCGTAGGACTTCATGTAAAGGCTACTTGGAGGATATGTAAAGTTTGATGATGTGGAATGTGGGAATATTGTGAGTGTTTAGGACGAGAGTGTCCCGAGAATAAGCGAGTTGGTGAGAATGGATGATTTTGAGAACGAAATGAACAGAGGgaagtttttttttcttcatagatactttaatataatttggTTCAGGTAGACTTCACATCAATGAATGGTAACTTcgccattggtcagtcatcgtggtatcgatgtctaagttgtgggctagaagtgtttgtggctgagagcttattccggcagagagaacctagaatGGTAACTTCAATATGGGAAGTTTGTTCTTTGAGAACCGCGAGGCATCGCTGAATAGCAATCTGAACAGTTACctaaaaaataaagcttactGGGAATACGTTTACCTTAGATGTTATTTTGATATATTCTTGGTAATAGGAGAAGTCAATCACAGATACTTAACGGTTCTCTTTGACACTTTTACCTTGTCAATTGAACCTGTTTGTCTATATTTTGGTGAAACTGGAATCTCTTTGACTTATCATGTTCATTTCGGAAACATGCTATTCACTGTGCGTGATGGAATCAGGGTAAACTACTACTCAGAATTTACACTGATTCAAAGAAGAAATCTTATTAGATGGTGCGACTATCAAGATGAGACTTTCTCACGATAGATAAGAGCTTCATCTGAGCCTTGCCATAAGTTATAACCTTTGAACTTCAATCATAAATTCACGCAAATGGTGTAAATTAGAGCAAACAGTCAATAGCGCAGACAGTCATTTGACTTCCCGTGACCTCAGAGGTCACCCAATAACAAAGTTTTAGGTGGAAGTTCAAAGAACTCACCCATGACATGTATATAGGGGGTTATTGCAATTCTCACCATAGTGGGTTCAATTGAAGTGACTCAACTATCGAGGCTGACAAACTTGATCTACCAACCACATTAGGCAATTCTTAGCAATATATCGTGCTCAACCCCGCCTCGGCCCGCTATGAGCTGAGATGCCTGAGCATtatcaacttcttcatgtAGGGCGTGATGGCAAAGGGCGCGCTTTGACATTAGTTCCTCTACGATCATCATTCACTTTCCAATCTAGACAAAGTCAAGAACCCTAATATCCTACAGCTTATAAATTCCATACCGGATCATAGCTTACAAATCCAACTTCAATCTATCTATAAACGTAGCCTCGACCTGCGAGTATTGAAAGCCATTAGCTTCGCCAAAATCATCAAGATGGCAGATTTTCAACCCAAGAGCATTCTCATTTTCGGCGCTACCGGCAACATCGGGCGATATATCACCAATGCTGTCGCCAATGCGCAACCAGCATTCGATCAGGTGGCCATCTTCACCTCGGAAGACACAGTTACCAGAAAACCAGGATTGATCAAAGAGCTCAAGTCAAAGGACGTCAGGATCATCACGGGAGATGTCAATAATCCTGAAGACGTAAAGAAGGCTTACCAAGGCGTCGACACTGTCATCAGTGCAGTGGGACGCAATGTCATCGAGACACAGATTGAGCTCTTCAAACTCGCAGCTGAGTCTGGTTCAGTGAAGTGGTTTTTCCCTTCAGAATACGGCACGGATATCGAATACGGCCCTCAGAGCGCCAGTGAGAAGCCCCATCAGCTGAAGCTCGAGGTACGAAAGTACATCCGTGAGAACTCCAGTGGTCTGAAGTATACTTTTGTCGTCACGGGACCATATATCGATATGTATTTTACCCTCTCGCCTGATGTTATTGAAGCTGGAGGGTTTGATCATAAGAACAAGAAGGCGGTTTTGATTGATAATGGGGAGGGCAAGATTGGCTTCACAACTATGCCTGAGTAAGTTTGATTGTTATCAGTCTTTCAGTCTTTCTAGGACTGTGGCTAATGTTCGATAGTGTTGGAAAGGCTGTAGTCGccgctcttcatcatcccgCAGAGTCTTTCGACCGCGCTCTGATAGTCCAATCCTTCGTCGTGAACTCTAAGCAGAttctcaaggagcttgagaagcagacTGGAGGTGAACCGTGGGAGGTTTCAAGCTATACTCTAGATGAGTTGAGGgaagcagagaagaaggggTGGGCATCTGGAAACCCCAAGGCTGTTTCATATACACTTCGACGAATCTGGTCTGAAGGCGGCACACTCTATGAAAAGACAGACAATGAGAGGATTGGACTCAAGGATGAAGACCTGGAGACTCTGGAGGATGCTGTTAAGAGGGAACTTACGACTGGATACTAACCAAAACCTTGTAGGAATCTCAAACATTTATATGTTGATTGCAAACACTGAGCTTGCAGAGCTCATTTGTGTCTGGagtctataataaaaatagtccAGTCTCATCTAGAAGTCGGGTCTTGGGAAATGTAAAGAATAAAAGCCTCGTCACGATACAAAACTCTTTCGATTGAGATGTGCACAAGTAGGATTCACTGAGATTGGCGTTCTACTCATAATCAGATTCTTTATTTCTCAGATATTCATTCAATGTCACTTTATTACATCCCAATCTAAGGCCACCAAAGCCAATTAATCTCCATGTCAGCAAAAGGGTTGCGAGGAAACCAGTCAGGAAGATATTCGCCCCATCCCCAGTAGTTTCCAGCTCCCATGGGATGATCGGCGCACATTCGAATATTCATGACATCAACATCGGGGGGAAGATCATTGGGATCCCATTCCATGGGTCCAAGACGACCGCATTTCTCCTTGGCCATGGGCCATTGGTCGGCTATGGCTATTGCAGCGAGACCAGCCGTGAGAAGAACTTGGGGCTTCATGTTGGCTCTGGCATGAGATGTCAGCAAGAATGAGGaaatagttttaaaatacttacgTCGTATGATCTAAATGGCTGTGTTGATACGGAGTATGTTGATTGGAATTATGGGGTAATgaagaaataaggttaaaatAGAGGGTGAGACTGGACAcgagaaataaaaaaagctcgGGTATATAGCCTGTCACCTTACCTATTCCGAAACGTGGTGCTTGTCTAAATGGCTTGGATGCCTAAAAGAAATGGCTGTGCTGACGCAAGCTAAGGAGAGGCACAGCTTCGGGTCTAGGGATGAGATGAACGAAGGATCATAATACTGAATACAATGAGCCCAAAGACTCGCTTGTAGAAGTCAGATAAGCTAGTTCTAGCGACCAAAATGCGTCTTGATGGCCTATCATTCTTGGTCTAGCGTATGCTGGCCGCCAATTTAGTCTTGATGGTCCACCTGACAGCTCCAGAGCATGTGGCGTGGAGCAAGATGCAGGAGAAATGTGGTAATCTGAAGTGGATATGTGTTCTTTGAGAATCAGTATCACGCCTCATGGAATTGGCCAGATTGCAGAGTTTATTGTCCACCAAGCTTAAAAAGAGACAAGCTCAGCAAGATACGAGTCATCGTGTGACTGACGACAAGGGTCATTTGCTGCGCCTCGAATCCTTCGGTCTATCAATCATTCCCATGACTGGCTGAGTTACTTCGTCAAATACCTGGAAATCGTCAAGCTGCAGATTGATCTATTATGGATGCCTTTGTTGCACTAGCCAGTCATGGCCATACAGGCTGGTATTGCACCAACTGCCAAGCGTTTAACAACAACCTCTTGAATGCCACGTAGGGTTGGAGAGCACTACAGGGGTAATGATTTAAGACTATCTGTGTTTTTGATAAAATCGGGAGTTCCCTTTTTCTGTCGAGTCGGTACGAATAGATGACCCGACGCATGAAGCTTATAGCAACGTGTCTAGACTATGTCTCCAGAGGCTGCTTGGGAAACTTTGCAATATCACCTTTATGGCATGAAATTCATGTTGTCGTGGGGAGATGACAACTGCTAATTCTATATCTAGTAATTAGCAAAATCAAATCAGGTTTATAGTAAATGCTAAGTTGCTAACTAAGCGGCTTCCTCCCCCGAGCAAGAAACAATTGCTGTTCACCACCAATCTCTCTTGGTACTTGAGACGGCGCCGAGGTCAATTTCCACGCCCAATCTTCAAGTCCAGCATTGTCATACGAGCCTTTTACTTCATTCTCTTGAAAACCCATTCTACCAATCGCTCCTAACGTTCGATTTCCGGTCTGAACACTACTGCCCGCCGAGCTTGCAACCCAGTCAATAACAAGTAAGATTCCTCCTGGCCTCAGCCGTTTTGAGAGCTGCAATATCATGTTATCCGGGTCTTCGatatgatgaagagccatgCACATGACCACCACGTCAAAATCAAAGAATCCTGGCGTGTCAATCTCCGGAGATGGTGTCAACTCGGGATCGATAAGATCGGCCTGAATAGCTCGCATTTTTGTCGAGGTATAGCCTGCTTTCAGTGCCATTCTGTTATACTGCTCTACCATTCCTGATGCTATGTCCATGCCTCTCACTGTAGACATGAACGGTGCAAGTGCCTGTTAATAATCAGTATAAAGTCCAATGGTTAACGTCGTTGTATGTTACCCGAGACGCTACGCCATCACCGCAGGCGTAATCTAACAATTTTGTCggtcttgaagatggtggctTGATACCAATCCAGTCTACGTTCGCACGTAGCTCTTTTGATATTTGATTGCAAAGCTCAATAATCCAGGGCCATCGAAAGAGCGCGGGGGCAGTATTGCTGGCATAGGTTAGTCCTTGCGAGAGATGTAGCAAGTTGAAAGAGTCATACTTATAATGAGCCTTGTTCTGTTCCCCCATTGACCTCGGGACATCGTGAGATGggccatggtgatgatgatgagtatggTACTgcagatggtggtgatggtggtgacaATGGGGTATATCCTCTACTGGTTCGTGCTCCATTCTGATAAGAGGCTTAATAACGGAATTGCTgagatatatagtatattcaATTCAAGCCTCACGATGTTCAGAATAGTCGGAGATGAGGCTTTGCGAGCAAAAAGCTCGGCATCTTGATTTAGCGACACCAAAAGGGTTGGTAAGTGGGAACCCTGATGGGCTCTTACATCAGTCTGTCAGAACACGCGACAGATGAGTCCCTATCACAAAAAGCCAGTTTGAGGATAAGTCACAGTCTCACATCTGCTCAGCATTAGTTTAATTTTTCAACACGTCACATTTCCATGACCATTCTGGTTCTTGCCACGGGTCTGAGAAGCGCCATAACCAACTTCATCGCTTAAAAGGAACGCAATGTTAAATAGCTGACGACTATTGCTTCAACTCATCTTTGCGTGACATGGCTTTGATATAACTAAAATGTTGTCCGAAAGAGCCCATGGCTTTTGCTAAGCTATCATCGGTTGGTACGTTGATTGTTCCCTGAATGCTTCGGTCTGCTGGCTACCAAAGGTTCGGTCAGTAGAAAAAGACCAGGATGTGATTTCATGGTGCAGAGGATGGGAATCGAAAAGAATCACATTTCTGTAGTTGATTGGAGCTCGGTTTTTTCTTCAAAGAAGGTCACTAAGGCTTGCGGAACTCCCAACGAAATCACAGCAATCAATCCATCCTTCGAGTTACTGTAATATCCAGATATGGAGTGCTTCAGGGTATCCAATCAAGATATGAGGAAATGCGATTGCATACAGACAGGGGCATGATAAGCTCCAGCCGCTTATCAGACTTACTACCCCAATCTTTCCAAAACGATCATTTTCTACCCCAACTGTCATCCCTCAATCATGATAAACTTCTCCAATGTTACATGGGGTTCAGCGATCAGTAACGTCATATTGTAACAAGACAAACAGAACGGGGGGAGGTATCACGTGTATTGGAGAGATAATGAACACAAATTCCTCATCGAATCATGACTTGAGCACGAGTGTTGACCTATCTCGAAGTCGAATCATTTTTCATTCTATCAGAAATCCTGCATCATGACTGGTTTAGCGCAAAGATATGAGATCAACGCTGATATGGGAGAAGGCTTCGGCCGATGGAAAATGGTAAGATCTCTGAGAGACAGTGTTGGCTACCAGTTACTAACAAATTTTTAATAGGGCCCAGATGAGGAACTCATGCCTCTCATAGATGCAGCAAATATTGCATGTGGCTTTCACGCTGGTGATCCTTCCATCATGCTTAAGACAATCCGTCTCTGCAAGCAACATGGCGTCAAAGCTGGTGCTCATCCCGGCTTACAAGAcctctttggctttggaCGCCGAAAAATGGAAATCGACCCCAAGGACATGTATGCAATGGTGTTGTATCAAGTTGGAGCTCTAAACGCCATGTTGGATGCCGAAGGTGTTGAGCTGTCTCACATAAAACCTCATGGAGAACTTTTCTTCTACATGCAAAGAGACAAGGGCATAATGAGAGCTGTACTAGAAGCTTGTGCAACTTTCAAAGTTCCTGTATACGCCTGCCAGAATCCGGAACAGGAGGACATGTGTAATGAAATGGGGGTTCCATTTCAGGGAGAGGTCTACGTTGATATCGACTACTCGCCAGAGGGAAGGCTTGTTCCTTTTGCGCAATCTCATCCTGTAACACCGGAGTTATGTCACGAGCGGGCATTTGGTGCGGCTATGAAGGACACAGGGAAGGATATCAACGGGGATCCTTTCAACTTTGGATTCAAGGGGAAGCCGTTCAGTATATGTCTGCATTCTGATTCGCCGACTGTGTTGGAGAATGCGAAGCTGGTTCGACAGGCAGTGGATGAAGCGAACCGAAAGAAGTTTTCACAGAATACCAATGGCCATAGATTGTAGACATTATCTCCGAGGGATGAATTCAGAAAGAAACTCAGTTTCTATAGAGATTGAAAGCTATGTGACAAAGTAAATTCACACAATTTGGAAAACCTGATGACTTTGAGTATTTACTCAAATCACTGGACGATTCTACTATCCTGACTTGAACACTTATTACTGTGCTTCAGCATCAGATCGGGAGACGTACCGACAACGTGGCAGTCTGACACACCTCCAAGTGAGAACTTGGCTCGTTCCTCGCTAAGAATGTTAATAAGTTGTCCAGAAGTCCAGGCCACTCAATCTGCCCTCAAAGAATGCCGGTCCTGGTCACACATGACAAGCTATCAATGCGGGGATAGTAGCTTAGCTCCTAGCTCCCCCTGTCCC of Fusarium musae strain F31 chromosome 5, whole genome shotgun sequence contains these proteins:
- a CDS encoding hypothetical protein (EggNog:ENOG41), whose translation is MTTDTMESTKSSGDESTVILTPADTEPKEETTQTKTEQKTEDAKTEETPKEDEEKKEKVMVGLLTESKDLYAKFDKNGDRSWTDKYPDDLEEAAENEETQKYAVIIRKRKPKEADSNKPLDIDSLVIQSPYLKRVLGKVFEDYPGIVTDVSRLKFHAPFECFVHRWGQFTAAKDDLKYDQITREHVSLLHKIMRDELGEIIQLREDYFKNRAVAFEHVWTLFPPGCTVWGSVKGRPVAVRFDSGYLAKTQCGGLAYMMNCKGIDWDGRSMGWCDITMQINDFPGTAPFSSLPCYPLEYHPNHDAARKMLLERGRKFESLAGYHYKAYSGTAIWWVNATKSRKETVNSRIVIDGANWEKQNPDHTVWLNYLTGEGPVANSDRDSDAGNDDSDDCFSDCYSDSGAKKPDFDDDQRAPLSEEQLIMTGPMVRGYSLKNKRWMEFFIDDVTEVKFNEKAFDSLVLPADQKELILAFAQSQVKFKNVFDDIISGKGKGIIMLLSGGPGIGKTLTAESVAEEMKVPLYIMSAGDLGSDAYDIEENLQRILEMVANWNAVLLLDECDVFLEARSAHDIERNRIVSIFLRMLEYYEGILFLTTNRVKDMDQAFQSRIHMSLEYPPLDSTARESVWRGFLSRAISLDAKVEGDSAHEIKEEDIKALAGLELNGRQIKNVLKTANLLACHKGEKLAFTHLRTVLRVEGHSL
- a CDS encoding hypothetical protein (EggNog:ENOG41): MVGTEERARFSRTQLSKDIELALHNLLTKKRDTFSPPRSSPAQRYYASFSRPPNCSWDDDSDKYADEEYGRKPRCPILGKTMKFKICQRDHPDGEACADRVCFIPNASARKYMLDFMTNGPRQSQSLNRLRPMAYRLLRSSDSDIPSKNMKAFSRIVLEIFSDLYYADDQTWDPEVHGVLDWKHRPVEKCVDDIVFEIHGVKWKRDMQEYL
- a CDS encoding hypothetical protein (EggNog:ENOG41) is translated as MADFQPKSILIFGATGNIGRYITNAVANAQPAFDQVAIFTSEDTVTRKPGLIKELKSKDVRIITGDVNNPEDVKKAYQGVDTVISAVGRNVIETQIELFKLAAESGSVKWFFPSEYGTDIEYGPQSASEKPHQLKLEVRKYIRENSSGLKYTFVVTGPYIDMYFTLSPDVIEAGGFDHKNKKAVLIDNGEGKIGFTTMPDVGKAVVAALHHPAESFDRALIVQSFVVNSKQILKELEKQTGGEPWEVSSYTLDELREAEKKGWASGNPKAVSYTLRRIWSEGGTLYEKTDNERIGLKDEDLETLEDAVKRELTTGY
- a CDS encoding hypothetical protein (EggNog:ENOG41) translates to MRAIQADLIDPELTPSPEIDTPGFFDFDVVVMCMALHHIEDPDNMILQLSKRLRPGGILLVIDWVASSAGSSVQTGNRTHLDHTTANMKPQVLLTAGLAAIAIADQWPMAKEKCGRLGPMEWDPNDLPPDVDVMNIRMCADHPMGAGNYWGWGEYLPDWFPRNPFADMEINWLWWP